The Streptomyces sp. NBC_00659 genomic interval GGCGGTGGTCAGCGCCGACGTCTCGTTCGGTGACGTCGATCTGGTGACTCCCGACGCCGACGACGCGGTCCGTGCGGCGCTGGCGCACGTGGCGGCCACCGGCCGGCGGCGCATCGGTGTGATCGCCGGGCCGCTGGATGCCGCCGGCGGTGATCCGCGCCTGGAACGCGTACGGGAGCACGCGGCCGAGGCGGGGCTGCGCATCGCCCGGGAGCACGTCGTCCACGGTGAGCACACGCGCGAGGCGGGGGCGGAGGGCTTCGAACGGCTGATGCGCGCGCGGCTCCGGCCCGAGGCGGTGCTGTGCGGCAACGACATCACGGCGGTCGGCGCGATGGACACGGCCGAGCGCCTGGGGCTCGACATTCCCGGGGATGTGTCGCTCGTGGGGCACGACGACATCGAGTTCGCCTCGCTGGTCCGGCCGCGGTTGACGACCATCCGCTATCCGGCGCGCGAGGTGGGCCGCGTCGCGGCCGGGCTCCTTCTGGAGCAGATCGACGGCCGGACGGCGCGAAGGACCGTGCGGGTCGCCACGACGTTCGTGGCGCGCGCGTCGGTCTGACGGCCGCGGCCTCCTCGGCCGCGCGGCCGTACGGCAGCCGTGAACCGCCGCCCCCGGCGCGCCTGTTCCCCGCACGCCTTTTGCCGGATCGATAGTCGAGGGACCGTAGCGTAATCGATTACGTTGCGCGAGACTGAGTGGCGGACGAACGCCGACCGAGGGCCCGCAGCCCCATGACATGCCATCAGTCTGCCGCATTCGGCAGGGAATGACCCGCTCGCCGATTTGTGCTGCCTGTAAACAAATTCAACCAGCAACTGTTTGTTTTTGAGCGGCTGTGTCGTGAAAGCCGACATCGTTGATGGAGGCGTGTGCCCCGTCGTGCGCGGGTTCGCGGACCGGGCGAGGTCGATGGGCTCGACGGGCGTGCCGGTCGCGCGCGAGTCTTTTCCTGGTCTCATGAGGGTAGTCCGTGACGTGTCGGTCACGTTTCGGGCAAGGCGAGTGCGAGGTCTTGACGCCGTGACGACATGAGGCTGTCATTACGGCCACGTTGTTCGGTCGAGTTGGTTTCTGATCGATTTCCGGCCTCCCCGCCGTCCAGCCTGACCGAACCCTGCCCTCAGGAGCCGTCATGCACCTTCCCCTCTCGGGTCTGTCCGCCCCAACGCCCAGTCGTCGCACCCTCATCCGTGGAATCGGCGGCGCGGTCGCCCTCGGCGCGGGCGTACCCCTGCTGAGCGCCTGCGGCGGCAGCGGCACGGCGTCGGACCCCAAGACGGTCACCGTCGGCTCCAACGCGTCCGACGCCGTGCCGAAGAAGGCTTTCGCCGACGTCTACGCGGACTTCAAGAAGCAGTCCGGCATCACGGTCGACGTGAACACGAAGGACCACAACACCTTCCAGGAGCAGATCAACTCGTATCTGCAGGGCACGCCCGACGACGTGTTCAACTGGTTCGCCGGGTACCGGATGCAGTTCTTCGCGGCCAAGAAGCTCGCCTCGCCGATCGACGACGTGTGGGCGAAGATCGGGGACAACTTCCCCGAGGCGATGAAGAAGCTCAGCAAGGGCGAGGACGGCAAGTACTACTTCGTCCCGATGACCACGTACCCGTGGGCCGTCTTCTACCGCAAGAGCGTGTTCCAGCAGTACGGCTACACGGTCCCCACCACCTGGGACGAACTGATCGCCCTGTGCAAGCAGATGAAGAAGGACAAGCTGGTCCCCATCGCCTTCGGCGACAAGGACGCCTGGCCCGCGATGGGCACCTTCGACCAGATCAACTTCCGTCTCAACGGCTACGACTTCCACGTGCAGCTCATGGCGGGCAAGACCTCCTGGACCGACGCCAAGGTCAAGGCCGCCTTCGACCACTGGGCCGAGCTCCTGCCCTACCACCAAGACGGCTTCATGGGCCGCACCTGGCAGGACGCCGCGCAGACGCTCGTGGCCAAGAAGGCCGGCATGTACCTCCTCGGCACCTTCGTGGCCCAGCAGTTCACCAACAAGGACGACCTGGACGACCTCGACTTCTTCCCCTTCCCGGAGATCAACTCCGCGTACGGCCAGGACACCGTGGAGGCGCCCACCGACGGCCTCATGGTCAGCAAGGCTCCCAAGAACCACGCCGGCGTCCTCAAGCTGCTGGAGTACATGGGCAGCCCGGCCGCCGAGGAGCTCTACCTCAAGGGCGACCCGAGCGTGGTGGCCGCCTCCGCCAAGGCCGACACCTCCGCGTACTCGGCGCTGCAGAAGAAGGCGTTCGACATGATCGGGGGCGCCAAGACCCTGACCCAGTTCATGGACCGGGACTCCCGGCCGGACTTCACCTCGACGGTGATGCAGCCCGGACTCCAGAAGTTCCTCCAGAACCCCAAGGGCGTGGACAGCCTGCTGGCGTCGATCGAGCGCCAGAAGAAGCAGATCTTCGCGACCTCGTGAACGACACCATGACCACCGACACCACGACGAAGTCCCCGGAGGCGGCCAGCGTGCCGCCTCCGGGCGCCGCCTCCGCGCCGAAGCGGGCCGCACGCGGCAGGCGCCGCCTGCTGACCCGCCGTGACCGGTTCACGCTCGCCCTCATGGCGGGCGTGCCCACGGTCCTGCACGTGGCCCTGGTCTGGGTCACCGCCCTCGCCTCCATCGCCCTCGCCTTCACCACCTGGGACGGCATCGGCTTCGACTCGATCAGATGGGTCGGCCTCCAGAACTTCGAGCAACTCTTCAACGACAACCCGCAGTTCTGGCCCGCCGTCCAGCACAACATCATCTGGTTCGTCGTCCTCATCCTGATCCCGACGCCACTCGGCCTCTTCCTCGCCGTCCAGCTCGACAAGAGGATCCGCTTCAGCCGCGTCTACCAGACCGCGTTCTTCCTGCCGGTCGTCATCTCGATGGCCTGCATCGGCTTCGTCTGGCAGCTCGTCTACAACCCGGACACGGGCCTGATCAACAGCCTCATCGGCGCCAACACGCCCGGCCACTACATCGACTGGATCGGCGACCCCGACCTCAATCTGTGGGCCGTCCTCGTCGCGGCCTCCTGGCGGCACACCGGCTACATGATGATCCTGTACCTGGCCGGCCTCAAGGGCGTCGACCCCTCCCTCAGGGAGGCCTCCGCGCTGGACGGCGCCAACGAGTGGCAGACGTTCAAGAACGTCATCTTCCCCACGCTGCGCCCCACCAACACGGTCGTGCTGGTCGTCACCATCATCGAGGCCCTGCGCGCCTTCGACCTGGTCTTCGTCTTCAACAAGGGTGCCCAGGGGACCGAGTTGCTCTCGATCCTGGTGACCAACAACATCATCGGCGAGTCGAGCCGCATCGGTTACGGCTCCGCGATCGCCGTGGTCCTGCTGGTCATCTCGCTCGTCGTGATCGTCCCGTATCTGGTGGCCACCTTCCGGAAGGAGCGGCGATCGTGAGCGCCCCCACCCTCGCGGCCGGCGCGCGCAAGCGGCGCGCGCCCGTCCGCCCCGCCCGCGTGCTCCTGCACGTCTTCCTCGCCGGTACCGCCCTGGCCTGGCTCGCCCCGCTGCTGTGGGCGGTCTTCTCGGCCCTGCGCCCGTACGGCGAGACCAGCGACAAGGGCTATGTGTCCTGGCCGGACACGCTGAACCTCGACAACTTCACGAACGCGTTCGAACAGTCGGACATGACGCACTACTTCGTCAACACACTGCTGATCGCGGTGCCGGCCGTGCTGCTCACGCTGTTCCTGTCGTCGATGGTCGCCTTCTACGTCAGCCGCTTCGACTTCCGCCTCAACCTCGCGCTGCTGCTGGTCTTCACGGCGGGCAACCTGCTTCCGCAGCAGGTCATCATCACCCCGCTGTACCGGTTGTACCTGCTGACCGACCTGCCCGGTATCACGGAGAGCGGCAAGCTGTACGACTCCGCGCTCGGCCTGGTGCTGATCCACGTCGCCTTCCAGTCCGGGTTCTGCGCGTTCGTGCTGAGCAACTACATGCGTTCCCTGCCGGACGAGCTGACCGAGGCCGCGCTCGTGGACGGAGCCTCGGTGTGGCGGCTGTACTGGCAGATCACCCTGCCGCTGTGCAAGCCCGCGATGGCGGCCCTCGCGACCCTGCTGTCGATCTGGATCTACAACGACTTCTTCTGGGCCCTCGTGCTGATCTCGACCGGCGAGAACATGCCCATCACCTCGGCCCTGAACAACCTCTCCGGCCAGTACTTCACGGACCCCAACCTGGTCGCCGCCGGCGCTCTGCTCACCGCGATCCCCACACTCGTCGTGTACTTCGCGCTCCAGCGGCAGTTCGTCAGCGGTCTGACCCTCGGCGCCAACAAGAGCTGAGACGACACCACCCGAGAACTCAGGCGGCTCCACGTGAAAGAGACCGACGTGCCCCAAGCCTTCACCCCCGTAGCCTCCGTACCCGTGGACCCGCGCACCGCACGGGTCCACGAGGAGGGCTGGCAGTCCTGGAGCCCCAGTGGCTCCTACGCCCTCGACGACGCTCCGCACCGCCCCACGAACGCCAACTGGGCGACCGTCTGCTACCGGCCCGGCCGCACCGCGGCGCCCGCCGGCTTCCAGGGCGAGGGACTGCTCGCGCTGGACCCAGGCGACGGCTCCCCGGTCCGGCTGTGGGCGGCGCCCGACCCGGCCGTCTCGGTCCCCTCGATCCGGCTGACCGTCCACAGCCGCACCGCGGCGCCCGCCGGCTTCCAGGGCGAGGGACTGCTCGCGCTGGACCCCGGCGACGGCTCCCCGGTCCGGCTGTGGGCGGCGCCCGACCCGACCGTCTCGGTCCCCTCGATCCGGCTGGCCGTCCACGACGGCCGTGCCGAGGTCAGCGCCGACGGCCCGGTCACCGAGTCCTCGTACTCCGGACCGGACGGAGTCCAGGGCGCGCTCGCCGCCTGGGCCGACGCCCTCGCGACCCCCGCCCCACGGCCGGCACCCACGGTGTGGTGCTCCTGGTACGAGTACTTCACCGCCGTCACCGAGGACGACATCCACGAGAACCTCCGCGCCATGGACACCCTCGACCTCCCCGTCGACGTCGTCCAGATCGACGACGGCTACCAGAGCGCACTCGGCGACTGGCTCACCCTCTCCGGCCGCTTCCGCTCCCGCGCGGCCCTCGCCGACGCCATCCGCGAACGCGGCCGGCGCGCGGGCATCTGGACCGCGCCGTTCCTGGTGGCCCCGCACAGCGAACTCGCCGGCCGGCACCCCGACTGGCTGGTCCGTGACCCCGCCGGCGCACCCCTGCACGCGGGCCACAACTGGAACCACGACCTGTACACCCTCGACGCCACGCACCCCGAGGCCAGGGCCTATCTGACCGATGTCTACGCCACCTTGCGCGCCGAGGGGTACGACTACTTCAAGACCGACTTCCTCTACGCGGGCGCCCTGGACGGCGTACGGCACTCCGGAGCCGACGCGCTGACCGCCTACCGCGCCGGAATCGCCCTGATCCGCGAAGCCATCGGTCCCGACGCCCACCTCCTCGGCTGCGGAGCCCCGATCCTCCCGTCCATCGGCCTGTTCGACGCGATGCGGGTCAGCCCCGACACGGCACCGCACCGGCGACCCGAGGCCGACGACTACAGCCAACCCGGCCAGGAAGCCGCCGAGTTCACCGGCGCCGGCCGCCAATGGCAGCACCGGCGCCTGTGGATCAACGACCCCGACTGCCTGATGGCCCGGCCCGCCGTCGAGACCCGCGAACGCTGGGCGGACCATGTCGAGGCCACCGACGGCCTGATGGCCTCCAGCGACCGACTGCTGTCCCTCGACGCGTGGGGCGTGGCCACCACCCGCCGCCTGCTGTCCCCGGGACACGCGCCGGCCCCGGGAGGAGCCGCATGACCCACGAACGCACCCTGTCCGTCCCCGGCATCGTCTACGGCGGCGACTACAACCCCGAACAGTGGCCCGAGGAGATCTGGGCCGAGGACATGCGCCTGATGCGCGAGGCCGGCGTCACCATGGTCAGCGTCGGCATCTTCTCCTGGGCGCTCATGGAACCCTCCGAGGGCCGGTACGACTTCACCCGCATGGACCGGCTCCTGGACCTCCTCCACGAGAACGGCATCGCCGCCGACCTGGCCACCCCCACGGCGGCTCCCCCCGCCTGGTTCTTCCGGGCACACCCCGAAGCGCTCCCGGCCGACCGCGACGGCCGGACACTGACCTACGGCAGCAGGCAGACCTTCTGCCCGAGCAGCCCCGCCTACCGCGAGGCCGCCCTGCGCGTCACGACAGCCCTCGCCGAGCGCTACGCCGCCCACCCGGCCGTGGTGATGTGGCACGTCCACAACGAGTACGGCTGCCACAACGCGGCCTGCTACTGCGACATCAGCGCCCGGTCCTTCCGCCGCTGGCTGCGCACCCGCTACGACGACGACCTGGCGGCCCTCAACCACGCCTGGGGCACCACGTTCTGGAGCCAGTGGTACCACGACTGGGAGGAGGTCCTGCCGCCGCGCGCCACCGGCGCCGTCCCCAACCCCACGCACCAGCTCGACTGGCGCCGCTTCTGCTCCGACGAACTGCTGTCGCTGTACACGGCGGAGCGCGACGTCCTGCGCGCGGCCGCCCCGTCGACACCGGCCACCACCAACTTCATGGTGATGGACACCTTCGACGCGCTCGACTACTGGCGGTGGGCCCCGGAACTCGACGTCGTCTCCAACGACCACTACCTGATGTCCACCGACCCGGCCTCCGAGATCGACGTCGCGCTCTGCGGCGACCTGACACGGTCACTGGCCGGCGGACCGTGGCTGCTCATGGAGCACTCCACCGGCGCCGTGAACTGGCAGCCCGTCAACAGGGCCAAAACCCCCGGGGAAATGCGCCGCAACGCCCTCGCCCATGTGGCCCACGGCGCCGACGGCATCGCCTACTTCCAGTGGCGGGCCGCGAGGGCGGGCGCCGAACAGTGGCACTCGGCGATGCTCCCGCACGCGGGCACGGACAGCCGCATCTGGCAGGACGTCGTCCGCCTCGGCGCCGACCTCAGGGCCCTGGCCGAGGTACGCGGCAGCACCGGCACGGCCGAGGTCGCCATCGTCTGGGACTGGAACGCCCGTTGGGCACTGGAGCTGCCCTCCCAGCCCAGCGGCGACCTCCGGTAC includes:
- a CDS encoding beta-galactosidase, which codes for MTHERTLSVPGIVYGGDYNPEQWPEEIWAEDMRLMREAGVTMVSVGIFSWALMEPSEGRYDFTRMDRLLDLLHENGIAADLATPTAAPPAWFFRAHPEALPADRDGRTLTYGSRQTFCPSSPAYREAALRVTTALAERYAAHPAVVMWHVHNEYGCHNAACYCDISARSFRRWLRTRYDDDLAALNHAWGTTFWSQWYHDWEEVLPPRATGAVPNPTHQLDWRRFCSDELLSLYTAERDVLRAAAPSTPATTNFMVMDTFDALDYWRWAPELDVVSNDHYLMSTDPASEIDVALCGDLTRSLAGGPWLLMEHSTGAVNWQPVNRAKTPGEMRRNALAHVAHGADGIAYFQWRAARAGAEQWHSAMLPHAGTDSRIWQDVVRLGADLRALAEVRGSTGTAEVAIVWDWNARWALELPSQPSGDLRYKDLVRAWYEPLWRSGAAVDFVRPDADLSAYRLVLAPSLYLVDEAGAANLAGHVERGGTLAIGFHSGAVDENCHIRLGGYPGAFREILGIRGDELFPLLPGESAGLTGQVPPGATATLWSERVRLNGAEAVATYTDGPLAGVPAVTRNNHGQGTAWYVATLPDADTLTALLDRVRAEAGVAGAGDTPPGVEIVRRRGRDADYVFLIDHAGRGAELPVPPGATELLTGKPLSGSVRVDPGEIAVVREPRAAGG
- a CDS encoding LacI family DNA-binding transcriptional regulator, translating into MSDVARAAGVSSATVSYVLSGKRPVTEETRKAVESAIEQLGFTLNPVARSLRTGKSTMVALVVPDIANPFYALLARSIQDELRGRGYHVLVSSTGARRDEEEALLHEAVYQRFAGVVMTPFRLATDAFDVLRAAGIPAVVSADVSFGDVDLVTPDADDAVRAALAHVAATGRRRIGVIAGPLDAAGGDPRLERVREHAAEAGLRIAREHVVHGEHTREAGAEGFERLMRARLRPEAVLCGNDITAVGAMDTAERLGLDIPGDVSLVGHDDIEFASLVRPRLTTIRYPAREVGRVAAGLLLEQIDGRTARRTVRVATTFVARASV
- a CDS encoding glycoside hydrolase family 36 protein, which codes for MPQAFTPVASVPVDPRTARVHEEGWQSWSPSGSYALDDAPHRPTNANWATVCYRPGRTAAPAGFQGEGLLALDPGDGSPVRLWAAPDPAVSVPSIRLTVHSRTAAPAGFQGEGLLALDPGDGSPVRLWAAPDPTVSVPSIRLAVHDGRAEVSADGPVTESSYSGPDGVQGALAAWADALATPAPRPAPTVWCSWYEYFTAVTEDDIHENLRAMDTLDLPVDVVQIDDGYQSALGDWLTLSGRFRSRAALADAIRERGRRAGIWTAPFLVAPHSELAGRHPDWLVRDPAGAPLHAGHNWNHDLYTLDATHPEARAYLTDVYATLRAEGYDYFKTDFLYAGALDGVRHSGADALTAYRAGIALIREAIGPDAHLLGCGAPILPSIGLFDAMRVSPDTAPHRRPEADDYSQPGQEAAEFTGAGRQWQHRRLWINDPDCLMARPAVETRERWADHVEATDGLMASSDRLLSLDAWGVATTRRLLSPGHAPAPGGAA
- a CDS encoding carbohydrate ABC transporter permease yields the protein MSAPTLAAGARKRRAPVRPARVLLHVFLAGTALAWLAPLLWAVFSALRPYGETSDKGYVSWPDTLNLDNFTNAFEQSDMTHYFVNTLLIAVPAVLLTLFLSSMVAFYVSRFDFRLNLALLLVFTAGNLLPQQVIITPLYRLYLLTDLPGITESGKLYDSALGLVLIHVAFQSGFCAFVLSNYMRSLPDELTEAALVDGASVWRLYWQITLPLCKPAMAALATLLSIWIYNDFFWALVLISTGENMPITSALNNLSGQYFTDPNLVAAGALLTAIPTLVVYFALQRQFVSGLTLGANKS
- a CDS encoding carbohydrate ABC transporter permease; the encoded protein is MTTDTTTKSPEAASVPPPGAASAPKRAARGRRRLLTRRDRFTLALMAGVPTVLHVALVWVTALASIALAFTTWDGIGFDSIRWVGLQNFEQLFNDNPQFWPAVQHNIIWFVVLILIPTPLGLFLAVQLDKRIRFSRVYQTAFFLPVVISMACIGFVWQLVYNPDTGLINSLIGANTPGHYIDWIGDPDLNLWAVLVAASWRHTGYMMILYLAGLKGVDPSLREASALDGANEWQTFKNVIFPTLRPTNTVVLVVTIIEALRAFDLVFVFNKGAQGTELLSILVTNNIIGESSRIGYGSAIAVVLLVISLVVIVPYLVATFRKERRS
- a CDS encoding ABC transporter substrate-binding protein produces the protein MHLPLSGLSAPTPSRRTLIRGIGGAVALGAGVPLLSACGGSGTASDPKTVTVGSNASDAVPKKAFADVYADFKKQSGITVDVNTKDHNTFQEQINSYLQGTPDDVFNWFAGYRMQFFAAKKLASPIDDVWAKIGDNFPEAMKKLSKGEDGKYYFVPMTTYPWAVFYRKSVFQQYGYTVPTTWDELIALCKQMKKDKLVPIAFGDKDAWPAMGTFDQINFRLNGYDFHVQLMAGKTSWTDAKVKAAFDHWAELLPYHQDGFMGRTWQDAAQTLVAKKAGMYLLGTFVAQQFTNKDDLDDLDFFPFPEINSAYGQDTVEAPTDGLMVSKAPKNHAGVLKLLEYMGSPAAEELYLKGDPSVVAASAKADTSAYSALQKKAFDMIGGAKTLTQFMDRDSRPDFTSTVMQPGLQKFLQNPKGVDSLLASIERQKKQIFATS